A window of Elusimicrobiota bacterium contains these coding sequences:
- a CDS encoding N-acetyl sugar amidotransferase: MIYCAKCVTPSTRPNVVVGRDGVCNACANAAEKRDIDWRRREAAFRKVVAHAKSKSRGYDALVPVSGGKDSTWQVAKCLEHGLNVLAVTWKTPARTALGQRNLENLIRLGVDHIDYQVNPNVERKFLLESFKKYGSTAIPMHMALIAIPLTIAARFSIPLVVWGENAAFEYGGSNEEKRGFQMDKAWIARFGVTHGTTAADWVGRTLSAKEMTPYFAPTENELRRAGVLAVFLGYYFPWDPEESLRVARRLGFQARKEGPKTGYYNFADIDDDFISIHHYLKWHKFGFTRLFDNLCIEIRNGRMTRARAVGIIASSGDQTPREDIAAFCRFVGLTPNAFHRIADRFRNKAIWTSSGGIWRMKDFLIKDWRWNEIHRK, encoded by the coding sequence GCGTGACGCCATCGACGCGTCCAAACGTGGTCGTCGGACGGGACGGGGTGTGCAACGCGTGCGCCAACGCCGCTGAAAAACGGGACATCGATTGGCGTCGCCGCGAGGCCGCGTTCCGAAAAGTGGTGGCGCACGCCAAATCCAAAAGCCGCGGCTACGACGCGTTGGTTCCGGTGAGCGGAGGGAAAGACAGCACCTGGCAGGTGGCGAAGTGCCTCGAGCACGGGCTCAACGTGTTGGCGGTGACGTGGAAAACGCCGGCCCGAACGGCGTTGGGGCAGCGCAATCTTGAAAACCTGATCCGCCTGGGGGTGGACCACATCGATTACCAGGTCAACCCGAACGTCGAACGGAAATTCCTGTTGGAGTCGTTCAAGAAATACGGATCCACCGCGATCCCCATGCACATGGCGCTGATCGCCATCCCGCTGACAATCGCGGCGCGGTTTAGCATCCCGCTGGTCGTCTGGGGCGAAAACGCCGCGTTTGAATACGGCGGATCGAACGAGGAGAAGCGGGGATTTCAAATGGACAAGGCGTGGATTGCCCGTTTTGGGGTTACCCACGGGACGACCGCGGCCGACTGGGTGGGGCGCACTCTGTCGGCCAAGGAAATGACGCCGTACTTCGCGCCCACCGAGAACGAGCTCCGGCGCGCGGGGGTGCTGGCCGTTTTTCTCGGATACTATTTTCCCTGGGATCCGGAGGAAAGCCTTCGCGTGGCCCGGCGGCTTGGATTTCAAGCGCGGAAGGAGGGGCCAAAAACCGGTTACTATAATTTCGCCGACATCGATGACGATTTCATTTCCATCCACCATTATCTGAAGTGGCATAAATTCGGTTTCACGCGGCTGTTTGACAATCTGTGCATCGAAATTCGAAACGGCCGCATGACCCGGGCCCGCGCGGTGGGGATTATCGCGTCGTCGGGCGACCAAACCCCGCGCGAAGACATCGCCGCGTTTTGCCGTTTTGTGGGCTTGACGCCCAACGCCTTCCATCGGATCGCCGATCGATTTCGAAACAAGGCCATATGGACCTCGTCCGGAGGAATTTGGAGGATGAAGGACTTCCTGATTAAGGACTGGAGGTGGAATGAAATTCATCGCAAATAA
- a CDS encoding class I SAM-dependent methyltransferase, with protein sequence MVESPVSTAAPRPAGVPAPGACSLCGNNDPAKFTFLTDRFRYEGKKYAFRCGACQLVFVVPLMSPEEEREFYEREYGVIYSREKGATPLDLFEKRLPDARRDARLCEKHLKKTDDCLEVGCASGYFLHTIRDRVRSVTGFETHTELRAYCETIGIPMLKDLGAAKPASFDKIFIFFVLEHIGDPMGFLGALQRLLKPGGQLLVEVPNVDDALLALYDIPALRDFYFTPAHQFYYSKSTLDRVLKKAGFASVAIEPEQRYDLSNHMHWMLAGKPGGQGKYNHAFSPELLAAYSQNLKDRYLCDTLFAVARV encoded by the coding sequence ATGGTTGAATCCCCCGTTTCGACGGCGGCCCCGCGGCCGGCCGGCGTGCCGGCGCCCGGCGCTTGTTCCCTGTGCGGCAACAACGACCCGGCGAAATTCACCTTCCTCACCGACCGGTTCCGCTACGAAGGAAAAAAATACGCCTTCCGGTGCGGGGCCTGCCAGCTGGTGTTCGTCGTCCCCCTGATGAGCCCCGAGGAGGAGCGCGAGTTCTACGAGCGGGAATACGGCGTGATTTACAGCCGCGAGAAAGGCGCCACGCCCCTGGACCTCTTTGAGAAGCGCCTGCCCGACGCCCGCCGGGACGCGCGCCTGTGCGAAAAACATTTGAAAAAAACCGACGACTGCCTGGAAGTCGGCTGCGCCTCGGGCTATTTCCTGCACACGATCCGGGACCGCGTGCGTTCGGTGACCGGCTTCGAAACCCACACGGAACTGCGCGCCTACTGCGAAACCATCGGCATCCCCATGCTGAAGGACCTGGGCGCGGCCAAGCCCGCGTCCTTCGACAAGATCTTCATCTTCTTCGTCCTGGAACACATCGGGGACCCCATGGGCTTTCTGGGCGCGCTCCAGCGCCTGCTCAAACCCGGGGGCCAACTGCTGGTGGAAGTGCCGAACGTCGACGACGCGCTCCTGGCGCTCTACGACATTCCGGCGCTCCGGGATTTTTATTTCACCCCGGCGCACCAGTTCTACTATTCCAAATCCACCCTCGACCGGGTGCTGAAGAAAGCCGGGTTCGCCTCGGTGGCGATCGAGCCCGAGCAACGCTACGACCTGTCGAACCACATGCACTGGATGCTGGCGGGCAAGCCGGGCGGCCAGGGGAAATACAACCACGCCTTCTCGCCGGAACTGCTCGCGGCCTATTCCCAGAACCTCAAGGACCGCTATTTGTGCGACACGCTCTTCGCCGTGGCCCGGGTGTGA
- a CDS encoding oligosaccharide flippase family protein encodes MTSPAGGASPRSASTEASFGARYASKVTAGGVGLVVSLVSQVLIIRSLGPAHFGNFSFLAAFFGQWIDFFDSGASLCFYNRLSQRRENPLIRFNWEFIGLIGVAVAVGVGAVGLFGGRARVWPDQDWSWIWSALLLAFLLKVVQTAGQIIDAFGHTVEGERARTVQRAVALLLLAALCGGGAIRLPTFFGYNAVVATLLLAAWWEVLRKKNLRLFPADPLTAAARRGYAREYWTYSHPLILYCLAGFAANVMDRWLLQTFAGSLDQGFFGFSFQWSSVCFLFSGAMVPLIMREFALAFQRNDTDDIRRRFERYVPLLYSVTGFLAAFVAVEARTLAGLAGGARFRDAAAPLAVMAFYPLHQMLGQVCGSYFYATDRTKAYRNVGIVGSLLGLAGSYFLLAPPARGGLGAGALGLAVKTVLFNAATTNVLLWVIARSLKMRFSYYLRHQVVTLLFWTALAALSGGLSARWIPGAVGSLAAAATLYGALATVAMAVRPAWIGVSPEDARRLFAWAGEALRLRPRAV; translated from the coding sequence GTGACGTCCCCCGCGGGCGGGGCCTCCCCCCGGTCGGCTTCGACGGAAGCGTCGTTCGGCGCGCGCTACGCGTCCAAGGTGACGGCGGGCGGGGTCGGCCTGGTGGTTTCGCTCGTCAGCCAGGTGTTGATCATCCGGTCCCTGGGCCCCGCCCACTTTGGGAATTTCAGTTTCCTCGCCGCGTTTTTCGGCCAGTGGATCGATTTTTTTGACTCCGGCGCGTCCCTGTGTTTTTACAACCGCTTGTCCCAGCGGCGCGAAAATCCCCTGATACGCTTCAATTGGGAATTCATCGGCCTGATCGGCGTCGCGGTGGCGGTCGGGGTGGGCGCGGTGGGCCTGTTCGGGGGTCGCGCGCGGGTTTGGCCCGACCAGGACTGGTCCTGGATTTGGTCGGCGCTTCTGCTGGCGTTCCTTCTGAAAGTCGTCCAGACCGCCGGCCAAATCATCGACGCCTTCGGGCACACGGTGGAGGGGGAGCGGGCGCGCACCGTCCAGCGCGCCGTCGCCCTGCTCCTGCTGGCGGCGCTCTGCGGGGGGGGCGCGATCCGGTTGCCGACGTTCTTCGGATACAACGCGGTGGTCGCGACGCTCCTTCTCGCCGCCTGGTGGGAAGTCCTTCGGAAAAAAAACCTCCGACTGTTCCCGGCGGACCCCCTGACCGCGGCGGCCCGCCGCGGCTACGCCCGGGAGTACTGGACCTACTCCCACCCCTTGATTTTGTACTGCCTGGCGGGTTTTGCCGCGAACGTGATGGACCGGTGGCTGCTTCAAACGTTTGCGGGGTCCTTGGATCAGGGGTTCTTCGGTTTCTCCTTCCAGTGGAGTTCCGTGTGTTTTTTGTTTTCGGGGGCCATGGTCCCGCTCATCATGCGGGAGTTCGCGTTGGCGTTTCAGCGGAACGACACGGACGACATCCGACGGCGCTTTGAACGCTACGTGCCCCTGCTGTATTCCGTGACGGGTTTTCTGGCGGCCTTTGTCGCGGTGGAGGCCCGTACGCTGGCCGGTCTGGCGGGGGGGGCGCGCTTTCGCGACGCGGCGGCCCCCCTGGCGGTCATGGCGTTTTACCCCCTCCATCAAATGCTGGGGCAAGTCTGCGGTTCGTATTTCTACGCGACGGACCGCACGAAAGCCTACCGGAACGTCGGGATCGTCGGCTCGCTGCTCGGGCTGGCCGGGTCCTATTTCCTCCTCGCTCCGCCCGCCCGGGGCGGCCTGGGGGCCGGCGCCCTGGGCTTGGCCGTGAAGACGGTCCTTTTCAACGCGGCGACGACGAACGTCCTTTTGTGGGTCATCGCGCGGTCCCTCAAAATGCGCTTTTCGTACTACCTCCGCCACCAGGTGGTGACGTTGCTTTTTTGGACCGCGCTGGCGGCCCTGAGCGGCGGATTGTCCGCCCGCTGGATCCCGGGCGCGGTGGGGTCTCTCGCCGCGGCGGCGACGCTCTACGGGGCGCTGGCGACGGTGGCGATGGCGGTTCGGCCCGCCTGGATCGGCGTTTCGCCCGAGGACGCGCGCCGGCTGTTTGCCTGGGCGGGCGAAGCGCTCCGTCTCCGGCCGCGGGCCGTTTAA
- a CDS encoding Gfo/Idh/MocA family oxidoreductase, which yields MTGARAAIVGFGGMGQRHFKAYRAAGVEVAALCDVNPEAVRLAAPDFPADRVFTDPEKMWTAVRPDVLSVVSNGPTHAALSTAAVRAGVPRVLCEKPMATNLRDAKALLAAARERGARLAVNHIRRWSPSYDAVRKAIGEGAIGRLRHIYFHSGSTGLGNFAVHAFDTMRLLFQCDPDWVQGTLDRTGTPNPRGAQFKDPAGYGILHFQNGARGFVDTSEDTGVQYQYTLVGEYGRIFIDELNDVWTLRARSAADRALPLTRYGTAMPPVPFTNPVPFDIVDLTGRAIRNLLSEDPVRSPGEDGLRSLEMVLAFHVSDRGEGVRVPLPLDPRHDAWDVSIA from the coding sequence GTGACCGGGGCCCGGGCCGCCATCGTTGGTTTCGGGGGCATGGGCCAGCGGCACTTCAAGGCCTACCGCGCGGCGGGGGTCGAGGTGGCCGCCCTCTGCGACGTGAACCCCGAGGCCGTGCGCCTCGCCGCGCCGGATTTTCCCGCCGACCGCGTATTCACCGATCCGGAAAAGATGTGGACCGCCGTCCGGCCCGACGTGTTGAGCGTCGTCTCCAACGGCCCCACCCACGCCGCCCTCTCGACGGCGGCGGTCCGGGCGGGCGTGCCCCGGGTGCTCTGCGAAAAACCCATGGCCACCAACCTGCGGGACGCCAAGGCGCTGTTGGCCGCCGCGCGGGAGCGCGGCGCGCGCCTGGCCGTCAACCACATCCGCCGCTGGAGCCCCTCCTACGACGCCGTGCGGAAAGCCATCGGGGAGGGCGCTATCGGCCGCCTGCGCCACATCTATTTCCATTCCGGAAGCACGGGGCTCGGCAACTTCGCGGTCCACGCCTTCGACACCATGCGCCTTCTTTTCCAATGCGACCCCGACTGGGTGCAGGGAACCCTGGACCGTACCGGCACCCCCAACCCCCGGGGCGCCCAATTCAAAGACCCCGCCGGCTACGGGATTCTCCACTTTCAAAACGGGGCCCGGGGTTTCGTCGACACGAGCGAGGATACCGGGGTTCAATACCAGTACACCTTGGTGGGAGAATACGGGCGAATTTTTATCGACGAGTTGAACGACGTCTGGACTCTCCGGGCCCGAAGCGCCGCGGACCGCGCCCTGCCCTTGACCCGCTACGGGACCGCCATGCCGCCGGTCCCCTTCACGAACCCCGTGCCCTTCGATATCGTGGACCTGACCGGCCGGGCGATTCGAAACCTCCTTTCCGAGGACCCCGTCCGGTCGCCCGGGGAAGACGGCCTTCGTTCCCTGGAAATGGTCCTGGCTTTTCATGTGTCCGACCGCGGCGAGGGCGTGCGCGTTCCTCTCCCCCTGGACCCCCGCCACGACGCCTGGGACGTTTCCATCGCCTGA
- the asnB gene encoding asparagine synthase (glutamine-hydrolyzing) — protein MCGVGGIVGLNGRTRAVARDLSAMSHSLAHRGPDDAGLVLLDPGPGGARAFPPGVPSPDWSARAGLVHRRLSILDLSPLGHQPCADPSGRYWMSYNGEVYNYLELREDLKAHGHVFHSGTDTEVLLKGFLQWGSDCFRRFNGMWALAIYDRETGVLVLSRDRFGKKPLYFTRANGALVFASEIKALLACPAVEARPNLRKIAAYAGGHYRLVDGAPDSFFEGISQVPPATVLTIDQQGDIRSERYWSLPVGATRSDSEATLIEEYRGLLEDAVRLRLRSDVPVGLLMSGGLDSTAIAAMALRIQPAIRAFSGVTGEGYFDESDHVRAMMAHTGISVDFVRPPAEDVWRTLKEMMSFHDEPICTVAWYSLYLLTREIARTGLKVVLTGHGGDELLAGYWDHYHYRFFDLRRQGLDDGPEVAAWRAQHGRDPVELERERDRIEAAHHRPDVERARFFPHRDALAPALAAAIAPTGPEWQAEEELTRRLARELLFETVPASLRAEDRNMMAFSLENRVPFLDYRLVEFCFSLPSSLKIRGGLGKWIHRKALAGLLPESILWRKDKTGHNAPLDVWLRTSLRARMEGLLADDHAVNRGVYRPGVLTSLFRAHLAGENHAMFFWQYMNLRLWADRFEPVASALAAMAT, from the coding sequence GTGTGCGGCGTTGGGGGCATCGTCGGACTGAACGGGCGGACCCGGGCGGTGGCGCGGGACCTCTCGGCCATGTCCCACTCCCTCGCTCATCGGGGGCCCGACGACGCCGGTCTGGTTTTGTTGGATCCGGGACCCGGCGGCGCGCGCGCCTTTCCCCCGGGTGTTCCCTCGCCGGATTGGTCGGCCCGCGCCGGGCTGGTGCACCGCCGGCTGAGCATCCTCGATCTTTCCCCCCTCGGGCATCAGCCGTGCGCCGACCCGAGCGGACGGTATTGGATGTCCTACAACGGCGAGGTTTATAATTACCTTGAGCTGCGGGAGGACCTGAAAGCCCACGGACACGTCTTTCATTCCGGGACGGACACGGAAGTGCTCCTCAAAGGATTCTTGCAGTGGGGGTCGGATTGCTTTCGACGGTTCAACGGCATGTGGGCTCTGGCCATTTACGATCGGGAAACGGGCGTTTTGGTGTTGTCGCGGGATCGGTTCGGGAAAAAACCTCTCTACTTCACGCGCGCCAACGGAGCGTTGGTGTTCGCATCGGAAATAAAAGCGCTGTTGGCCTGCCCGGCGGTTGAGGCCCGTCCAAACCTCCGTAAAATCGCCGCGTATGCGGGGGGGCATTACCGCCTGGTGGACGGGGCCCCGGACTCGTTTTTTGAAGGCATTTCCCAGGTTCCTCCCGCGACGGTGCTCACCATCGACCAACAAGGGGACATCCGCTCGGAACGTTACTGGTCCCTTCCCGTGGGCGCGACGAGGTCGGATTCCGAGGCGACCCTCATCGAAGAATACCGGGGCCTGTTGGAAGACGCCGTGCGTCTGCGGTTGCGAAGCGATGTCCCCGTCGGTCTTTTAATGAGTGGGGGGTTGGACTCCACCGCCATCGCCGCGATGGCTTTGCGGATCCAGCCCGCGATCCGGGCTTTTTCGGGGGTGACCGGCGAGGGGTACTTCGATGAATCCGACCACGTTCGCGCCATGATGGCCCACACGGGGATTTCCGTGGATTTTGTGCGACCTCCCGCGGAAGACGTGTGGCGGACATTGAAGGAAATGATGTCGTTTCACGACGAGCCGATTTGTACGGTCGCCTGGTACAGCCTCTACCTGCTGACGCGTGAAATCGCCCGAACGGGACTGAAGGTGGTTCTGACCGGCCACGGCGGGGACGAGCTGTTGGCGGGTTATTGGGACCATTACCACTACCGCTTTTTTGATCTACGCCGGCAGGGGCTGGACGACGGCCCCGAGGTCGCCGCCTGGCGGGCGCAACACGGACGCGACCCGGTGGAACTGGAGCGCGAACGCGATCGCATCGAGGCGGCCCATCACCGCCCCGACGTTGAACGTGCCCGATTTTTTCCACACCGCGACGCTCTGGCCCCGGCCCTGGCGGCGGCCATCGCTCCGACCGGACCCGAATGGCAAGCGGAGGAGGAATTGACGCGACGCCTGGCGCGGGAGCTTTTGTTCGAAACGGTGCCCGCCAGTTTGCGGGCCGAGGACCGGAACATGATGGCGTTCTCCTTGGAAAACCGGGTCCCGTTCCTGGATTACCGACTCGTGGAATTTTGCTTTTCGCTCCCGTCGTCCCTCAAAATTCGCGGGGGGCTCGGAAAATGGATCCACCGAAAAGCGCTGGCCGGACTGCTTCCCGAATCGATCCTTTGGCGGAAGGACAAAACAGGCCACAACGCCCCCTTGGACGTTTGGTTGCGCACCTCCCTTCGGGCGCGAATGGAAGGGCTGCTCGCGGACGACCACGCCGTGAATCGCGGCGTTTACCGCCCCGGCGTTTTAACGTCGTTGTTCCGCGCGCACCTGGCGGGTGAAAACCACGCGATGTTTTTTTGGCAGTATATGAACTTGCGCTTGTGGGCCGACCGGTTTGAACCGGTGGCCAGCGCCCTGGCGGCCATGGCCACGTGA
- a CDS encoding histidinol-phosphate aminotransferase family protein, whose product MIRPRAPLRLLTRTPLTEYARRGKMRLDKNERLVPDAALARDVLRAVPLRVLTEYPDYGPFRAFLARRLRCRPDNLLLTAGSDGAIKLAFEAYVDRGDEVVLPSPSFAMFGVYAALAGARVRAVPFADDLSFPTEKVLAAIGRRTKLVPIATPNNPTGTEIDDGDLDRIVRRAARFGALVLVDEAYYYFTRRTHRALALRHDNVVLTRTFSKALGLAGLRIGFACGRPGVIKNMRKCQPIFEVNGLALRFAEYVLRHEPRAWAYAAQVEEGKAYLGRALGALGFPVRRAAGNFILVEAGSGAAGLARRLADRGVTVGSGYTHPSLRQKLKVTVGPVAVMRRFVSIFRRVVGSR is encoded by the coding sequence ATGATCCGCCCGCGCGCGCCCCTTCGCCTGCTCACCCGAACGCCGTTGACGGAATACGCCCGGAGGGGCAAAATGCGGCTGGACAAAAACGAACGGCTCGTTCCCGACGCCGCGTTGGCGCGGGACGTCCTTCGCGCCGTGCCCCTCCGGGTTTTGACCGAATATCCCGATTACGGACCCTTCCGGGCGTTTTTGGCGCGGCGGCTCCGGTGCCGGCCGGACAACCTGCTTCTCACGGCGGGGTCCGACGGGGCCATCAAACTTGCCTTCGAAGCGTACGTCGACCGGGGGGACGAGGTGGTGCTGCCCTCGCCGTCCTTCGCCATGTTCGGCGTCTACGCCGCCCTGGCCGGGGCCCGGGTGCGGGCCGTGCCCTTCGCCGACGATTTGAGTTTTCCGACGGAGAAGGTCCTGGCCGCCATCGGGCGCCGCACGAAGCTCGTGCCCATCGCGACCCCCAACAACCCCACCGGCACCGAGATCGACGACGGGGATTTGGACCGGATCGTCCGACGGGCCGCTCGGTTCGGCGCCCTGGTGCTTGTGGACGAAGCGTATTATTACTTCACGCGCCGAACCCACCGAGCGTTGGCGCTCCGACACGACAACGTGGTGCTGACACGGACCTTTTCGAAAGCCCTTGGGTTGGCCGGGTTGCGCATCGGCTTCGCGTGCGGGCGCCCCGGGGTCATCAAGAATATGCGGAAGTGCCAGCCCATTTTCGAGGTGAACGGTCTGGCCTTGCGTTTCGCGGAATACGTCCTGCGCCACGAACCCCGGGCCTGGGCCTACGCCGCCCAGGTGGAGGAGGGGAAAGCTTATCTGGGGCGGGCTCTGGGGGCTTTGGGTTTCCCGGTGCGCCGGGCCGCGGGCAATTTTATCTTGGTGGAAGCGGGGTCCGGCGCCGCGGGGTTGGCGCGGCGATTGGCGGACCGGGGCGTCACGGTGGGCTCCGGCTACACCCACCCGTCTCTGCGCCAAAAGTTGAAGGTCACGGTGGGACCGGTGGCCGTCATGCGACGGTTCGTTTCTATTTTTAGGCGGGTCGTGGGAAGCCGATGA
- a CDS encoding methyltransferase domain-containing protein: protein MKAEALTIKERVLRGCLRLAQREQGLSDLVRRLREIVPDIAGQESSEERRFNPYWELKRRGLQAFQCREMLAAVESLGAGSPRGITVVDIGDSAGTHLLYLKALLGPDRPVETVSVNLDPRAIAKIRARGLKALLCRAEDLRLENPVDLFVSFEMLEHLHNPALFLRRLACRDDASRLLLTVPYRRQSQVGLHHVRRNEAKTVHAEEEHIFELSPRDWTLLFKHAGWRAVRSSTYVQYPRRWNPFWPLLAWWWNRRDFEGFWSVQLERDRSLSDGYVDWESPGETPRG from the coding sequence ATGAAGGCCGAAGCGTTGACGATCAAGGAACGGGTCCTTCGGGGGTGCTTGCGGCTCGCCCAGCGGGAGCAGGGGCTGTCGGATTTGGTCCGCCGGCTGCGGGAGATCGTTCCCGACATCGCCGGGCAGGAATCGTCGGAAGAGCGACGGTTCAACCCGTATTGGGAGCTCAAACGGCGCGGTTTGCAGGCTTTCCAGTGCCGTGAAATGCTCGCCGCCGTGGAATCTCTGGGCGCCGGATCCCCCCGGGGGATCACCGTCGTGGACATCGGCGATTCCGCGGGAACCCACCTCCTCTACCTCAAGGCCCTCCTGGGGCCGGACCGTCCGGTGGAGACCGTCAGCGTGAATTTGGATCCTCGGGCCATCGCCAAGATTCGGGCCCGGGGGCTGAAGGCCCTGCTGTGCCGCGCGGAGGACCTGCGGCTGGAGAACCCCGTCGATCTTTTCGTCTCCTTCGAAATGCTCGAGCACCTTCACAACCCCGCCCTTTTTCTGCGGCGGCTGGCCTGCCGCGACGACGCCAGCCGGTTGTTGCTCACCGTCCCCTATCGACGGCAAAGTCAGGTGGGCCTCCATCACGTGCGGCGCAACGAGGCCAAAACCGTCCACGCCGAGGAGGAGCACATCTTTGAACTCAGTCCCCGGGATTGGACCCTCCTGTTCAAACACGCGGGGTGGCGGGCGGTGCGTTCCTCCACCTACGTTCAATACCCCCGGCGCTGGAATCCGTTTTGGCCTTTGTTGGCCTGGTGGTGGAACCGGCGGGATTTTGAGGGTTTCTGGTCGGTCCAGCTGGAGCGGGACCGGTCGCTCTCCGATGGTTACGTGGACTGGGAAAGCCCGGGGGAGACTCCCCGTGGATGA
- a CDS encoding acyltransferase yields MVSGFVHFQSSNHGTRRGIDIKDQPHTYAPIDVGDDVWVGANVTVLPGVSIGNGAILGAKAVVTENVASNTIVVGIPAKPRGERV; encoded by the coding sequence ATGGTGTCGGGGTTCGTCCATTTTCAAAGTTCAAACCACGGGACGCGCCGAGGCATCGATATAAAAGACCAACCCCACACCTACGCGCCCATTGATGTCGGGGACGACGTTTGGGTCGGGGCCAACGTGACCGTGCTGCCGGGGGTCTCCATCGGGAACGGGGCCATATTGGGCGCCAAAGCCGTGGTGACGGAAAACGTTGCGTCGAACACCATCGTTGTCGGTATCCCGGCCAAACCCCGGGGCGAACGGGTCTAA